A genomic window from Pseudomonas alcaligenes includes:
- a CDS encoding two-component system response regulator gives MVEMLDRPDQPLILLVDDTPENLTLMSELLADHYRVKVANHGAKGLRIAAESQPDLILLDIMMPEIDGYEVCRRLKADPATAEIPVIFLTAKSEQADEQQGFDLGAVDYITKPISPPIVLARVRAQLQLKASADFLRDRSEYLEWEVRRRTRDIQRLQEVTIEAMAGLAAMRDNPCGKHLARIEPYMVELAATLARQQPLLAEELHEARIAQLGKSALLHGIGKLVLPDRILLSPVPLQGDDLKLLHSHAQAGRDALLAAEAKLGSVTDFLRDARDIVYSQHEHWDGSGYPQGLHGEQIPLAARLMAVVGAYEELTSHHPYRQALSCAEAVAQISAASGTRFDPSVVLALIEAAEPFTEIARAHADDAASLRCELQRLEESLGESIELTLPPG, from the coding sequence ATGGTGGAAATGCTCGACCGGCCCGACCAGCCGCTGATCCTGCTGGTCGACGACACCCCGGAAAACCTCACGCTGATGAGCGAGCTGCTGGCCGACCACTACCGGGTCAAGGTCGCCAACCACGGTGCCAAGGGCCTGCGCATCGCTGCCGAGAGCCAGCCCGACCTGATCCTGCTGGACATCATGATGCCGGAGATCGACGGCTACGAGGTGTGCCGGCGGCTCAAGGCCGACCCGGCCACCGCCGAGATCCCGGTGATCTTCCTCACCGCCAAGAGCGAGCAGGCCGACGAGCAGCAGGGCTTCGACCTGGGCGCGGTGGACTACATCACCAAGCCGATCAGCCCGCCCATCGTTCTCGCCCGCGTGCGTGCGCAGCTGCAGCTCAAGGCCAGTGCGGACTTCCTGCGCGACAGGAGCGAGTACCTGGAGTGGGAGGTGCGCCGCCGCACCCGTGACATCCAGCGCCTGCAGGAGGTGACCATCGAGGCCATGGCCGGCCTCGCGGCGATGCGCGACAACCCCTGCGGCAAGCACCTGGCGCGTATCGAACCGTACATGGTCGAGCTGGCCGCCACCCTGGCCCGTCAGCAACCGCTGCTGGCCGAGGAGCTGCATGAGGCGCGCATCGCCCAGCTGGGCAAGTCGGCGCTGCTGCACGGCATCGGCAAACTGGTGCTGCCCGACCGCATCCTGCTCAGCCCGGTGCCACTGCAGGGCGACGATCTCAAGCTGCTGCACAGCCATGCCCAGGCCGGGCGCGACGCCCTGCTGGCCGCCGAGGCCAAGCTGGGCAGCGTCACCGACTTCCTGCGCGATGCCCGCGATATCGTCTATAGCCAGCACGAGCACTGGGACGGCAGCGGCTATCCGCAGGGCCTGCACGGCGAGCAGATTCCGCTGGCGGCACGGCTGATGGCGGTGGTCGGCGCTTACGAGGAGCTGACCAGCCACCACCCCTACCGCCAGGCGCTGTCCTGCGCCGAGGCGGTGGCGCAGATCAGCGCGGCCAGCGGTACGCGCTTCGATCCCTCGGTGGTGCTGGCGCTGATCGAGGCGGCCGAACCTTTCACCGAGATCGCCCGCGCGCACGCCGACGATGCCGCCTCGCTGCGCTGCGAGCTGCAGCGCTTGGAGGAGTCGCTGGGCGAGAGCATCGAGCTGACCCTGCCGCCGGGCTGA
- a CDS encoding EamA family transporter — protein MPLPHILLALLVTLIWGVNFVVIKVGLQDFPPLLFCALRFALAALPLLFLRGPLPAPLWRIVQIGVLLGVIKFGLLFVGMHLGMPAGLSSLVLQSQVFFTVLIAAVLLGERPTPRALVGLLLAAGGLLLIGLQRPLGDSLLGFALVIGAALAWACANIATKRSGASDMLRLICWVSLVPVLPLLGLSYLFEGPQAIGAALAQPSWRGIGALLYIAFLATTVGFALWSFLLRRYPASLVTPFALAVPVSGLLAGWLLLGEALDGLGWLACVLVFGGLAITVLPWPLRRLRQPVASQ, from the coding sequence ATGCCGCTGCCGCACATCCTCCTGGCCCTGCTGGTCACCCTGATCTGGGGTGTCAACTTCGTGGTGATCAAGGTCGGCCTGCAGGACTTCCCGCCGTTGCTGTTCTGCGCCCTGCGCTTCGCCCTGGCGGCGCTGCCCCTGTTGTTCCTGCGCGGGCCGTTGCCGGCGCCGCTGTGGCGCATCGTGCAGATCGGCGTGCTGCTCGGGGTGATCAAGTTCGGCCTGCTGTTCGTCGGCATGCACCTGGGCATGCCGGCCGGCCTGTCCTCGCTGGTGCTGCAGAGCCAGGTGTTCTTCACCGTGCTGATCGCCGCCGTGCTGCTCGGCGAACGGCCCACGCCGCGCGCCCTGGTCGGACTGCTGCTGGCCGCCGGCGGGCTGCTGCTGATCGGCCTGCAGCGGCCGCTGGGCGACAGCCTGCTGGGCTTCGCCCTGGTGATCGGCGCGGCGCTGGCCTGGGCCTGCGCCAACATCGCCACCAAGCGCTCCGGGGCCAGCGACATGCTGCGCCTGATCTGCTGGGTCAGCCTGGTCCCGGTGCTGCCGCTGCTGGGCCTGTCCTACCTCTTCGAAGGGCCGCAGGCGATCGGCGCGGCGCTCGCACAGCCGAGCTGGCGCGGCATCGGCGCGTTGCTGTACATCGCCTTCCTCGCCACCACGGTCGGCTTCGCCCTGTGGAGTTTCCTGCTGCGCCGCTACCCGGCCAGCCTGGTCACGCCATTCGCCCTGGCGGTGCCGGTGTCGGGCCTGCTGGCCGGCTGGCTGCTGCTGGGCGAGGCGCTCGACGGCCTCGGCTGGCTGGCCTGTGTGCTGGTGTTCGGCGGCCTGGCGATCACCGTGTTGCCGTGGCCGCTGCGACGGCTGCGTCAGCCCGTGGCGAGCCAGTAA
- a CDS encoding response regulator: protein MPRLCCLLLLCLLPLLARADLQLDEDERAWLAEHPVLRVGLERGGWPPFDVIDKQGQHRGLSGDYLALLAQRLGVRLQPVLLDDWEAAQQALRDGQVDLLPSVAMTPERQAYMAFSAPYLVSSSLIFTRADVAVQRPGDLAGKLVAIERGYVLQQALRDKVPGVQLLEVRDTEAALRAVSSGRAEAYVGDMIVASYLIRELNLTNLELRGETGLSTSEFRFATRTDQTQLVALLDKALASLGDAEQESIKARWLPPLTAFNWRRLLQVGWPYLLGLVALIAFVLVWNRRLAVQIAERQRAEAEAQRQRSTLVALINAIPDPIWFKDAEGRYLGINQACAELFGCDRETVAGKRDEELLVPEWAEARLEHDLTALNWSGPFESEGWAIYPDGRRVVLNTLRTTFVDERGLLLGLVGVSRDITVRKQTEAELAKAKELAEEAARLKSDFLANMSHEIRTPMNAIIGMSHLALKTDLDPRQRDYLSKIQQAGQHLLGIINDILDFSKIEAGKLTIERIEFDLQQVLENLASLIGDKVGSKGLELVFNLDPALPQQLIGDPLRLGQILINYANNAVKFTEQGEVEVILRDEGRTADGVLVYLGVRDTGIGLTREQQGRLFESFQQADSSTTRKYGGTGLGLAICKSLAEAMGGSVGVDSEPGRGSLFWCRLPLGIAGQQGQRLLAQPDLRGRRVLVVDDNDSARQVLGAMLESMSFRVETVESGKAALQRVQQAVLRHEPFELILLDWQMPGMDGLETACKLRELHLQPPPHLLMATAYGREEVLAGAQRVGIEEVLLKPLNPSLLFDAVIRSLGGEGAAEGFARLPVGERVPDFAGQRVLLVEDNELNREVACGLLQESGLLIDQAEHGQIALDLLRANPDGYYALVLMDMQMPVLDGIATTEALRRMPRFASLPIVAMTANAMPADRERCLAAGMNDHLGKPIEPAELWTTLGRWLVARAEPQAQVAQATAPDWLLPGVDVASGLRRVLGKPELYRRLLDKFAASQAEFAPRLRQLLAAGEQEGAEREAHSLKGLAGNLGAGDLAAQAAALESAIKDARHDELGALLGELERSLAELLAAIRALPVAQAMAEVDPQQLLPVCQQLLRLFGDDDPRAGKVFDEQAELLRSAFNDAYAPLAAAVHGFDFERARALLRQAAQQQGLGL from the coding sequence ATGCCACGTCTGTGCTGCCTGCTCCTGCTCTGCCTGCTGCCGCTGCTGGCTCGCGCCGATCTGCAGCTGGACGAGGACGAGCGCGCCTGGCTGGCCGAGCACCCGGTATTGCGGGTGGGGCTGGAGCGTGGCGGCTGGCCACCCTTCGACGTGATCGACAAGCAAGGCCAGCACCGTGGCCTCAGCGGCGACTACCTGGCGCTGCTCGCCCAGCGCCTGGGCGTGCGCCTGCAGCCGGTGTTGCTGGACGACTGGGAAGCGGCCCAGCAGGCGCTGCGCGACGGCCAGGTCGACCTGTTGCCCTCGGTGGCCATGACCCCCGAACGCCAGGCCTACATGGCCTTCAGCGCGCCCTACCTGGTCAGCAGCAGCCTGATCTTCACCCGCGCCGACGTGGCGGTGCAGCGCCCCGGCGACCTGGCCGGCAAACTGGTGGCCATCGAGCGCGGCTATGTGCTGCAGCAGGCGCTGCGCGACAAGGTGCCGGGCGTCCAGCTGCTGGAGGTGCGCGACACCGAGGCGGCGCTGCGCGCCGTGTCGTCCGGGCGCGCCGAGGCCTATGTCGGCGACATGATCGTGGCCAGCTACCTGATCCGCGAGCTGAACCTGACCAACCTGGAGCTGCGCGGCGAGACCGGCCTGTCCACCAGCGAGTTCCGCTTCGCCACGCGGACCGACCAGACCCAGCTGGTCGCCCTGCTGGACAAGGCCCTGGCCAGCCTGGGCGACGCGGAGCAGGAGAGCATCAAGGCGCGCTGGCTGCCGCCGCTGACCGCCTTCAACTGGCGGCGCCTGCTGCAGGTGGGCTGGCCCTACCTGCTCGGCCTGGTCGCGCTGATCGCCTTCGTGCTGGTGTGGAACCGCCGCCTGGCGGTGCAGATCGCCGAGCGCCAGCGCGCCGAGGCCGAGGCCCAGCGCCAGCGCAGCACCCTGGTGGCGCTGATCAACGCCATCCCCGACCCGATCTGGTTCAAGGACGCCGAGGGCCGTTACCTGGGCATCAACCAGGCCTGCGCCGAGCTGTTCGGCTGCGACCGCGAGACGGTGGCGGGCAAGCGTGATGAAGAGTTGCTCGTCCCCGAGTGGGCCGAGGCCCGCCTTGAACATGACCTCACGGCCTTGAACTGGAGCGGGCCATTCGAAAGCGAGGGCTGGGCGATCTACCCAGATGGCCGGCGAGTGGTGTTGAACACCTTGCGCACCACCTTCGTTGATGAACGTGGATTACTGCTCGGCCTGGTCGGGGTCAGCCGCGACATCACCGTGCGCAAGCAGACCGAGGCCGAGCTGGCCAAGGCCAAGGAGCTGGCCGAGGAGGCGGCGCGGCTGAAGTCGGACTTCCTGGCCAACATGAGTCACGAGATCCGCACGCCGATGAACGCCATCATCGGCATGTCGCACCTGGCCCTGAAGACCGACCTCGATCCGCGCCAGCGCGACTACCTGAGCAAGATCCAGCAGGCCGGCCAGCACCTGCTGGGGATCATCAACGACATCCTCGACTTCTCCAAGATCGAGGCCGGCAAGCTGACCATCGAACGCATCGAGTTCGACCTGCAGCAGGTGCTGGAGAACCTCGCCAGCCTGATCGGCGACAAGGTCGGGAGCAAGGGCCTGGAGCTGGTGTTCAACCTCGATCCCGCGCTGCCCCAACAGCTGATCGGTGACCCGCTGCGCCTGGGGCAGATCCTTATCAACTACGCCAACAACGCGGTGAAGTTCACCGAGCAGGGCGAGGTCGAGGTGATCCTGCGCGACGAGGGCCGCACGGCCGACGGCGTGCTGGTCTACCTGGGCGTGCGCGACACCGGCATCGGCTTGACCCGCGAGCAGCAGGGCCGGCTGTTCGAGTCGTTCCAGCAGGCCGACAGTTCCACCACCCGCAAGTACGGTGGCACCGGCCTCGGCCTGGCCATCTGCAAGAGCCTGGCCGAGGCCATGGGCGGCAGCGTCGGGGTGGACAGCGAGCCGGGGCGCGGCAGCCTGTTCTGGTGCCGGCTGCCGCTGGGCATCGCCGGGCAGCAGGGCCAGCGCCTGCTGGCGCAGCCGGACCTGCGTGGCCGCCGGGTACTGGTGGTGGATGACAACGACAGCGCGCGTCAGGTGCTCGGCGCCATGCTGGAGAGCATGAGCTTCCGCGTCGAGACGGTGGAGTCCGGCAAGGCGGCGCTGCAGCGGGTGCAGCAGGCGGTGCTGCGCCACGAACCCTTCGAGCTGATCCTGCTGGACTGGCAGATGCCCGGCATGGATGGCCTGGAAACTGCGTGCAAGCTGCGCGAGCTGCACCTGCAGCCGCCACCGCACCTGCTGATGGCCACCGCCTACGGCCGCGAGGAAGTGCTGGCGGGCGCGCAGCGGGTGGGCATCGAGGAGGTGCTGCTCAAGCCGCTCAATCCCTCGCTGCTGTTCGACGCGGTGATCCGCAGCCTGGGCGGCGAGGGCGCGGCCGAGGGCTTCGCCCGCCTGCCGGTGGGCGAGCGGGTGCCGGACTTCGCCGGCCAGCGCGTGCTGCTGGTGGAGGACAACGAGCTGAACCGCGAGGTGGCCTGCGGCCTGCTGCAGGAGAGCGGCCTGCTGATCGACCAGGCCGAGCACGGCCAGATCGCCCTCGACCTGCTGCGGGCCAATCCCGACGGTTATTACGCCCTGGTGCTGATGGACATGCAGATGCCGGTGCTCGACGGCATCGCCACCACCGAGGCGCTGCGCCGTATGCCGCGTTTCGCCAGCCTGCCGATCGTGGCGATGACCGCCAACGCCATGCCGGCCGATCGCGAGCGCTGCCTGGCGGCGGGAATGAACGACCACCTGGGCAAGCCGATCGAGCCGGCCGAACTGTGGACCACCCTCGGCCGCTGGCTGGTGGCGCGCGCCGAGCCGCAGGCGCAGGTGGCGCAGGCGACTGCGCCGGACTGGCTACTGCCGGGGGTGGATGTCGCCAGCGGCCTGCGCCGGGTGCTGGGCAAGCCGGAGCTGTACCGCCGCCTGCTGGACAAGTTCGCCGCCAGCCAGGCCGAGTTCGCGCCGCGCCTGCGCCAGCTGCTGGCCGCCGGCGAGCAAGAGGGCGCCGAACGCGAGGCGCACAGCCTCAAGGGCCTGGCCGGCAACCTCGGTGCCGGCGACCTGGCGGCGCAGGCGGCGGCCCTGGAAAGCGCGATCAAGGATGCCCGCCACGACGAGCTGGGCGCGCTGCTCGGCGAGCTGGAGCGCAGCCTGGCCGAGCTGCTCGCGGCGATCCGCGCGCTGCCCGTGGCGCAGGCCATGGCCGAGGTCGACCCGCAGCAGCTGCTGCCGGTGTGCCAGCAGCTGCTGCGCCTGTTCGGCGACGACGATCCGCGTGCCGGAAAAGTCTTCGACGAGCAGGCCGAACTGCTGCGCAGCGCCTTTAATGATGCATATGCCCCGCTGGCGGCGGCGGTGCACGGTTTCGACTTCGAGCGGGCCCGGGCCCTGCTGCGCCAGGCCGCGCAGCAACAGGGGCTGGGGCTCTGA
- a CDS encoding PA4780 family RIO1-like protein kinase, giving the protein MKTPKRLEPLLEDGLIDEVVRPLMSGKEASVYVVRCGKELRCAKVYKEANKRGFRQAAEYQEGRKTRNSRDARAMAKGSKYGRKEQEEAWQNAEVSALFRLAAAGVRVPKPYDYQDGVLLMEMVDDGYGDAAPRLNDVDLLPEDAREFHAFMIGEIVKMLCAGLVHGDLSEFNVLLDPHGPVIIDLPQAVDAAANNHAFSMLERDVRNMAEYFGQFAPELLETRYAKEMWALYEDGKLTPETQLSGRFAEPEAEADVGAVLREIKAALAEQARREAARNAEDAPHDEPPPPPWAQ; this is encoded by the coding sequence ATGAAGACCCCGAAACGCCTGGAACCCCTGCTCGAAGATGGCCTGATCGACGAGGTCGTGCGCCCGCTGATGAGCGGCAAGGAAGCTTCGGTCTATGTGGTGCGCTGCGGCAAGGAACTGCGTTGCGCCAAGGTCTACAAGGAGGCCAACAAGCGCGGCTTCCGCCAGGCCGCCGAGTACCAGGAGGGCCGCAAGACCCGCAACAGCCGGGATGCCCGCGCCATGGCCAAGGGCAGCAAGTACGGGCGCAAGGAGCAGGAGGAGGCCTGGCAGAACGCCGAGGTGTCGGCGCTGTTCCGCCTGGCCGCCGCCGGCGTGCGGGTGCCCAAGCCCTACGACTACCAGGATGGCGTGCTGCTGATGGAGATGGTCGACGACGGCTATGGTGACGCCGCGCCGCGCCTCAACGATGTCGACTTGCTGCCCGAGGATGCCCGCGAGTTCCACGCCTTCATGATCGGCGAAATCGTCAAGATGCTCTGCGCCGGCCTGGTGCATGGCGACCTGTCGGAATTCAACGTGCTGCTCGACCCGCACGGCCCGGTGATCATCGACCTGCCGCAGGCGGTGGACGCGGCGGCCAACAACCATGCCTTCAGCATGCTCGAGCGCGACGTGCGCAACATGGCCGAGTATTTCGGCCAGTTCGCCCCGGAGCTGCTGGAGACCCGCTACGCCAAGGAGATGTGGGCGCTCTACGAGGACGGCAAGCTGACCCCCGAGACTCAGCTGAGCGGCCGCTTCGCCGAGCCGGAGGCGGAGGCCGATGTCGGCGCGGTGCTGCGCGAGATCAAGGCGGCGCTGGCCGAGCAGGCGCGCCGCGAGGCCGCGCGCAACGCCGAGGATGCCCCGCACGACGAGCCGCCGCCACCGCCCTGGGCGCAGTGA
- a CDS encoding methyltransferase domain-containing protein, with translation MTDRHFDELATRFAEKIYGGAKGAIRLAVLQADLKEALPERPLRVLDVGAGLGHMSLWLAQRGHSVTLAEPAEPMLEGARQRFAEAGATATFIHAPWQDLLGQLTEPYDLVLCHAVLEWLAEPHAILPVLHQLTAAQGWLSLAFYNKDALVYRNLLKGHFRKLRKERFAGEGQSLTPQQPLDPRELAARLAEHWTVASRTGVRVFHDYMPAEFQAKAELADLLEMELAYRRHPSFAGLGRYLHWLCQPR, from the coding sequence ATGACTGACCGGCATTTCGACGAGCTCGCCACCCGTTTCGCCGAGAAGATCTACGGCGGCGCCAAGGGCGCCATCCGCCTGGCCGTGCTGCAGGCCGACCTCAAGGAAGCGCTGCCGGAACGGCCGCTACGGGTGCTCGACGTCGGCGCCGGGCTCGGCCACATGAGCCTGTGGCTGGCCCAGCGCGGCCACAGCGTGACCCTGGCCGAACCGGCCGAACCCATGCTGGAGGGCGCGCGCCAGCGCTTCGCCGAAGCCGGCGCCACGGCGACCTTTATCCACGCGCCCTGGCAGGACCTGCTCGGCCAGCTTACCGAGCCCTACGACCTGGTGCTGTGCCATGCCGTGCTGGAGTGGCTGGCCGAGCCACACGCCATCCTGCCCGTGCTGCACCAGCTCACCGCCGCCCAGGGCTGGCTGTCGCTGGCCTTCTACAACAAGGACGCGCTGGTCTACCGCAACCTGCTCAAGGGCCATTTCCGCAAGCTGCGCAAGGAGCGTTTCGCCGGCGAGGGACAGAGCCTGACCCCGCAGCAGCCACTCGACCCGCGCGAGCTGGCGGCGCGGCTGGCGGAGCACTGGACGGTGGCGAGCCGCACTGGCGTGCGGGTATTCCACGACTACATGCCGGCCGAATTCCAGGCCAAGGCCGAGCTGGCCGACCTGCTGGAGATGGAACTGGCCTACCGCCGCCACCCGAGCTTCGCCGGCCTCGGCCGCTACCTGCACTGGCTCTGCCAGCCGCGCTAG
- a CDS encoding LysR family transcriptional regulator, translated as MLRLDDLSLFVRTAELGSLSAAARELDCSPAVASAALKRLESQLGSRLLLRSTRSLRPTAEGERYLEHARAALASLEAGRQQLACGRQGLGGVLQIAAPSDFGRNVLLPWLDRFQSGHPQLALRLLLSDRLADFYRQPVDIALRYGAPEDSSLVALPVAPSNRRVLCASPAYCAQHGRPRRPEELRGHNCLLYMLGGRVHERWSFTAGKRREALTVAGNRVSDDADVVRRWAVAGQGLVYKSWLDVADDVRAGRLEVLLADWQGEPTPLNLICAHRDQLSGAVRLLREFLQQRCAEQLADAPW; from the coding sequence ATGCTGCGCCTCGATGATCTCTCTCTCTTCGTGCGCACGGCCGAGCTCGGCAGCCTGTCCGCCGCCGCGCGCGAGCTGGACTGCTCGCCAGCGGTGGCCAGCGCCGCGCTCAAGCGCCTGGAGTCGCAGCTTGGCAGCCGCCTGCTGCTGCGCTCCACCCGCAGCCTGCGGCCGACCGCCGAGGGTGAGCGTTACCTGGAGCATGCGCGTGCCGCCCTGGCCAGCCTGGAGGCCGGCCGCCAGCAACTGGCCTGCGGCCGCCAGGGCCTCGGTGGGGTGTTGCAGATCGCCGCGCCCTCGGATTTCGGGCGCAACGTGCTGCTGCCCTGGCTCGACCGCTTCCAGTCCGGCCATCCGCAGCTGGCGCTGCGCCTGCTGCTCAGCGACCGGCTGGCCGACTTCTATCGCCAGCCGGTGGATATCGCCCTGCGCTACGGGGCGCCGGAGGACTCCAGCCTGGTGGCGCTGCCCGTCGCGCCGAGCAACCGCCGCGTGCTGTGCGCCTCGCCCGCCTACTGCGCGCAGCACGGCCGGCCGCGTCGGCCGGAGGAGCTGCGTGGGCATAACTGCCTGCTGTACATGCTCGGCGGTCGCGTGCACGAGCGCTGGAGCTTCACCGCGGGCAAGCGCCGTGAGGCGCTCACGGTGGCGGGCAACCGGGTCAGCGACGATGCCGATGTGGTGCGGCGCTGGGCCGTGGCGGGGCAGGGGCTGGTGTACAAGTCCTGGCTGGACGTGGCCGACGATGTTCGCGCCGGGCGCCTGGAAGTGCTGCTGGCGGACTGGCAGGGCGAACCGACCCCGCTCAACCTGATCTGCGCCCACCGCGACCAGCTCAGCGGCGCGGTGCGCCTGCTGCGCGAGTTCCTCCAGCAGCGCTGTGCCGAGCAGCTCGCCGACGCGCCCTGGTAG
- the ada gene encoding bifunctional DNA-binding transcriptional regulator/O6-methylguanine-DNA methyltransferase Ada, with translation MLDHDHCWQALCERDARCDGQFVFAVRSTGIYCRPSCPARRPRRANVSFHADAASAEAAGFRPCKRCSPQGQSPAEQLDALVVAACRLLESSEQAPTLDQLAARIGLSASHLARAFKARTGLTPRAWFAAQRRQRLEAGLPLAGTVLQAALEAGYSGTRALYEETSALSPARRRQRGAGEVLRYAIADCPLGLLLLAASAKGACALLFGDDEAQLEAELQQRFAAAELRRDQRGLRDWLREVLQQVQEPSRAAKLPLDLRGSAFQQRVWQALREIPPGQTRRYGELAEQLGSHARAVARACASNPLGLLVPCHRVVGANGALTGYRWGVPRKQALLDREGA, from the coding sequence ATGCTCGATCACGACCACTGCTGGCAGGCCCTGTGCGAGCGCGACGCGCGCTGCGACGGGCAGTTCGTCTTCGCCGTGCGCAGCACCGGCATCTACTGCCGGCCCAGCTGCCCGGCGCGGCGGCCGCGGCGCGCCAACGTCAGCTTCCATGCCGACGCGGCCAGCGCCGAGGCCGCCGGTTTCCGTCCGTGCAAACGCTGCTCGCCGCAGGGCCAGAGCCCGGCCGAGCAGCTGGACGCGCTGGTGGTGGCCGCCTGCCGCCTGCTGGAGAGCAGCGAGCAGGCGCCGACCCTCGACCAGCTGGCGGCGCGCATCGGCCTGTCCGCCTCGCACCTGGCGCGGGCCTTCAAGGCGCGCACCGGGCTGACCCCGCGCGCCTGGTTCGCCGCCCAGCGCCGCCAGCGCCTGGAGGCTGGCCTGCCGCTGGCCGGCACGGTGCTGCAGGCAGCGCTGGAGGCCGGCTACTCCGGCACTCGCGCGCTGTACGAGGAAACTTCCGCCCTCAGCCCCGCGCGGCGCCGCCAGAGAGGCGCCGGCGAGGTGCTGCGCTACGCCATCGCCGACTGCCCGCTGGGCCTGCTGCTGCTTGCCGCCAGTGCCAAGGGCGCCTGCGCCCTGCTGTTCGGCGACGACGAGGCGCAGCTGGAGGCCGAGCTGCAGCAGCGCTTCGCCGCCGCCGAACTCAGACGCGACCAGCGCGGCCTGCGCGACTGGCTGCGCGAGGTGCTCCAGCAGGTGCAGGAGCCGAGCCGCGCCGCCAAGCTGCCGCTGGACCTGCGCGGCAGCGCCTTCCAGCAGCGGGTGTGGCAGGCCCTGCGCGAGATTCCACCGGGGCAGACACGGCGCTACGGCGAGCTGGCCGAGCAGCTCGGCAGCCACGCCCGCGCCGTGGCCCGCGCCTGCGCCAGCAACCCGCTGGGCCTGCTGGTGCCCTGCCACCGGGTGGTCGGTGCCAACGGCGCACTCACCGGCTACCGCTGGGGCGTGCCGCGCAAGCAGGCGCTGCTGGACCGGGAAGGCGCCTGA
- a CDS encoding nucleotide pyrophosphohydrolase — MDIAELTRRLHAIRDHNDWRRFHSPKNLAMAASVEMAELVEIFQWLSEDQARQLSAEQLQHAGQEVGDIVLYLLLLCAELGIDLEQAVRAKLADSERRFA, encoded by the coding sequence ATGGACATCGCCGAACTCACCCGCCGCCTGCACGCGATTCGCGACCACAACGACTGGCGCCGCTTCCACAGCCCGAAGAACCTGGCCATGGCCGCCAGCGTGGAAATGGCCGAGCTGGTGGAGATCTTCCAGTGGCTCTCCGAAGACCAGGCCCGCCAGCTCTCCGCCGAGCAGCTGCAGCATGCCGGTCAGGAGGTCGGCGACATCGTCCTCTACCTGTTGCTGCTGTGCGCCGAGCTGGGCATCGACCTGGAGCAGGCGGTGCGCGCCAAGCTGGCCGACAGCGAGAGGCGCTTCGCATGA
- the cueR gene encoding Cu(I)-responsive transcriptional regulator, which produces MNIGQAAKHSGLSAKMIRYYESIGLLRPAGRSDSGYRRYGEQDLHVLAFIKRSRDLGFSLEEVGKLLALWQDRERASADVKALALAHVDELNRKIAELTALRDTLSELVQHCQGDHRPDCPILRDLEGQCCH; this is translated from the coding sequence ATGAACATCGGCCAGGCAGCGAAACACAGCGGACTCAGCGCAAAGATGATCCGCTACTACGAGTCCATCGGCCTGCTGCGGCCGGCCGGGCGCAGCGACAGCGGCTACCGCCGCTACGGCGAACAGGACCTGCACGTGCTGGCCTTCATCAAGCGCTCGCGTGACTTGGGTTTCTCGCTGGAAGAAGTCGGCAAGCTGCTGGCCCTGTGGCAGGACCGCGAGCGCGCCAGCGCCGACGTCAAGGCACTGGCCCTGGCCCACGTCGACGAGCTGAACCGCAAGATCGCCGAGCTGACCGCGCTGCGCGACACCCTGAGCGAGCTGGTACAGCACTGCCAGGGCGACCACCGCCCGGATTGCCCGATCCTCAGGGATCTGGAAGGTCAGTGCTGCCACTGA
- the bfr gene encoding bacterioferritin — translation MKGSAAVVDYLKDLLRGELAARDQYFLHSRMYEDWGFNKLYERLNHEMQEETEHADALLRRILFLEATPDMTPKPIKPGATVPDMLRADLALEYEVRAALAKGIELCEKHGDYVSREILEVQLHDTEEDHAYWLEQQLGLIDRIGLQNYLQSQA, via the coding sequence ATGAAAGGATCGGCAGCGGTTGTCGATTACCTGAAGGATCTACTGCGTGGCGAGCTGGCCGCGCGCGACCAGTATTTCCTGCATTCGCGGATGTACGAGGACTGGGGTTTCAACAAGCTCTACGAGCGCCTCAATCACGAGATGCAGGAAGAGACCGAGCATGCCGATGCCCTGCTCAGGCGCATCCTGTTCCTCGAAGCCACGCCCGACATGACGCCCAAGCCGATCAAGCCGGGCGCCACGGTGCCGGACATGCTGCGTGCCGACCTGGCGCTGGAATACGAGGTGCGCGCGGCCCTGGCCAAGGGCATCGAGCTGTGCGAGAAGCATGGCGACTACGTCAGCCGCGAGATCCTCGAAGTGCAGCTGCACGACACCGAGGAAGATCATGCCTACTGGCTGGAGCAGCAGCTCGGCCTGATCGACCGCATCGGCCTGCAGAACTACCTGCAATCACAGGCCTGA